One window of Paenibacillus albicereus genomic DNA carries:
- a CDS encoding transglutaminase-like domain-containing protein, giving the protein MTGEERDLRPPQAAGQAGADTRPGRERKEEPAPWSPAEGEKAGIERRLAERRELAAARERELFGALGEAQGEEEGWALKLLLASMPIGDLGDYDGALLLEHARQSLAVRRAMPWGGDVPDELFAHFVLPYRINTEDIDGSRGWLHAELAPRVQGMTMEEAILEANYWCHEKATYAGSDLRTASPLTTIRAARGRCGEESTLAVAALRSIGIPARQVYTPRWAHCDDNHAWVEAWADGRWRYFGACEPEARLDQGWFTPPARRAMLVDTRVFGGYAGSEETTLQQDGYAELNLLQGYAPTRVLDVSVREEDGSPAAGAQVRFELYNMAELYPIAVLTADAGGRASLRAGLGTLLVRAVGSRGRWDERLVHADSPAALELRLARRGQPQAPAELDFAPPPVRDGEPLPELPEAALRRHEERLREGSSRRAAFEAGFLGEPEAAELARASGLPAERLLPLLAGARGHGAEIAAFLGEQARAGRGDWALRLVETLSAKDWTDAMRPTLEDHLLGALAALEETAAGRSGRPDGIANRAKGGEAAPASTGAGGEGDGEADGQAEAASSAGAGGEAESAADGERERFVSWVLCPRVLHEQLAPYRSELRAAFSAAERDALRRRPSGLPALLERRFALVDTVPNLRGKSTPAGAWRLGRGDRQARDILLVALYRSLGIPARLQPGSQRPAFWQNGWQPASFADERDLAPGARETSAAAASSAAGGAARSAGSLPAELRLAAAAGAPEAVYGVTMTLARLQDGVYRTLAYPHGGTGYEGRTLQLEPGAYRLTTGTRLKDGTVLARLSYAELRAGERSELKLAFRQADEAAPLLGELRPDSGLSPLEGGAPLAWTQALGAGAALVAWLEPEREPSRHLLRELAELAEPLRASGAEALLLLAPEAADGGPRAEAARPQAVAAPAGVRLARELGGTSLPALARTASAAEAGHPHLFVVDAERRIRYASSGYRIGAVKEALQTLEALRR; this is encoded by the coding sequence ATGACAGGCGAGGAGCGCGATCTGCGGCCGCCGCAAGCGGCCGGGCAAGCGGGCGCCGATACTCGGCCGGGCCGGGAGCGGAAGGAGGAACCGGCGCCCTGGTCGCCGGCGGAGGGGGAGAAGGCCGGCATCGAGCGCCGTCTGGCCGAGCGCCGGGAGCTGGCGGCGGCGCGGGAGCGGGAGCTGTTCGGCGCGCTCGGCGAGGCGCAAGGCGAGGAGGAGGGCTGGGCGCTCAAGCTGCTGCTCGCCTCGATGCCGATCGGCGACCTGGGCGACTATGACGGCGCGCTGCTGCTGGAGCATGCCCGGCAGTCGCTGGCGGTCCGCCGCGCGATGCCGTGGGGCGGCGACGTGCCGGACGAATTGTTCGCGCACTTCGTCCTGCCGTATCGCATCAACACCGAGGACATCGACGGCTCGCGCGGCTGGCTCCATGCGGAGCTGGCCCCGCGGGTGCAGGGGATGACGATGGAGGAGGCGATCCTGGAGGCCAACTACTGGTGCCATGAAAAGGCGACGTACGCCGGCAGCGACCTGCGCACGGCGTCGCCGCTCACGACGATCCGCGCCGCCCGCGGCCGTTGCGGCGAGGAGTCGACGCTGGCGGTGGCGGCGCTGCGCAGCATCGGCATCCCCGCCCGCCAGGTGTACACGCCGCGCTGGGCGCATTGCGACGACAATCACGCTTGGGTCGAGGCTTGGGCGGACGGCCGCTGGCGCTACTTCGGGGCTTGCGAGCCGGAAGCGCGGCTCGACCAGGGCTGGTTCACGCCGCCAGCGCGGCGGGCGATGCTCGTCGACACGCGCGTATTCGGCGGCTATGCCGGATCGGAGGAGACGACGCTGCAGCAGGACGGCTATGCCGAGCTGAACCTGCTCCAGGGCTACGCGCCGACGCGGGTCCTGGACGTGTCCGTGCGGGAGGAGGACGGCTCGCCGGCGGCCGGAGCGCAGGTGCGCTTCGAGCTGTACAACATGGCCGAGCTGTATCCGATCGCCGTGCTGACGGCGGATGCCGGCGGGCGGGCCTCGCTGCGCGCGGGGCTCGGCACGCTGCTCGTGCGGGCGGTCGGCAGCCGCGGCCGCTGGGACGAGCGGCTCGTCCATGCGGACTCGCCGGCTGCGCTGGAGCTGCGGCTCGCGCGGCGCGGGCAGCCGCAGGCGCCGGCGGAGCTCGACTTCGCGCCGCCGCCCGTGCGGGACGGCGAGCCGCTGCCGGAGCTGCCGGAGGCGGCGCTGCGCCGCCACGAGGAACGGCTGCGCGAGGGCTCGTCGCGGCGCGCCGCGTTCGAGGCGGGCTTCCTCGGCGAGCCGGAGGCGGCGGAGCTGGCGCGCGCGAGCGGACTGCCGGCGGAGCGGCTGCTGCCGCTGCTTGCCGGCGCGCGGGGCCATGGCGCCGAGATCGCCGCGTTCCTCGGCGAGCAGGCGCGCGCCGGCCGCGGCGACTGGGCGCTGCGCCTCGTCGAGACGCTGAGCGCCAAGGATTGGACGGACGCGATGCGGCCGACGCTGGAAGACCATCTGCTCGGCGCGCTGGCGGCGCTGGAGGAGACGGCGGCTGGACGGAGCGGACGCCCGGACGGCATCGCGAACCGCGCCAAGGGCGGCGAAGCGGCTCCGGCCTCGACAGGCGCGGGCGGGGAGGGAGACGGAGAAGCGGACGGCCAGGCGGAGGCAGCCTCCTCGGCAGGCGCAGGCGGCGAAGCGGAATCCGCTGCGGACGGCGAGCGGGAGCGGTTCGTCTCCTGGGTGCTCTGCCCTCGCGTGCTGCATGAACAGCTGGCTCCGTATCGCAGCGAGCTGAGAGCCGCCTTCTCCGCCGCCGAGCGGGACGCGCTGCGCCGCCGTCCGAGCGGGCTGCCCGCGCTGCTGGAGCGGCGCTTCGCGCTTGTCGATACGGTGCCGAACCTGCGCGGCAAGAGCACGCCGGCCGGCGCATGGAGGCTGGGCCGGGGCGATCGCCAGGCGAGGGACATCCTGCTCGTCGCGCTGTACCGCAGCCTCGGCATTCCCGCCCGGCTGCAGCCGGGCTCGCAGCGGCCGGCTTTCTGGCAGAACGGCTGGCAGCCGGCGTCGTTCGCGGACGAGCGCGACCTCGCGCCGGGAGCTAGGGAGACGTCGGCCGCTGCCGCTTCGTCAGCGGCGGGCGGGGCGGCTCGCAGCGCGGGCAGCTTGCCGGCGGAGCTTCGCCTCGCCGCCGCTGCGGGCGCTCCGGAAGCCGTCTACGGCGTGACGATGACGCTGGCGCGGCTGCAGGACGGCGTCTACCGGACGCTCGCCTACCCTCATGGCGGCACGGGCTACGAAGGGCGGACGCTGCAGCTGGAGCCCGGAGCTTACCGGCTCACGACCGGGACGCGGCTCAAGGACGGAACGGTGCTGGCGCGGCTGAGCTATGCCGAGCTGCGTGCCGGCGAGAGGTCCGAGCTGAAGCTGGCGTTCCGGCAAGCGGATGAGGCGGCGCCGCTGCTGGGCGAGCTGCGGCCGGACAGCGGGCTGTCGCCGCTGGAGGGCGGCGCTCCGCTCGCCTGGACGCAAGCGCTCGGCGCAGGCGCGGCGCTCGTCGCCTGGCTCGAGCCGGAGCGCGAGCCGAGCCGCCATCTGCTGCGCGAGCTGGCCGAGCTGGCCGAGCCGCTGCGGGCATCCGGCGCGGAGGCGCTCCTGCTGCTCGCGCCGGAAGCTGCCGACGGCGGTCCGCGCGCGGAGGCGGCTCGGCCGCAGGCCGTCGCTGCGCCGGCGGGCGTGCGGCTGGCCCGCGAGCTCGGCGGCACGTCGCTGCCGGCGCTGGCGCGGACGGCGTCGGCGGCCGAGGCGGGCCATCCGCATCTGTTCGTCGTCGATGCCGAGCGGCGCATCCGCTATGCCAGCTCCGGCTATCGCATCGGCGCGGTCAAGGAGGCGCTGCAGACGCTCGAGGCGCTGCGGCGGTAG
- a CDS encoding carbohydrate-binding family 9-like protein, producing the protein MNRSGVPEPAIERYEPKSYRCERASGPLELDGRLDKPFWAAAAWTDDFVDIEGDLRPRPAKRTRAKMRWDDEFFYVGAELEDDEVWATLTERDSVIFQDNDFEIFIDANGSSHGYYELEINALGTVWDLLLPRPYRDGGPPVNGWDIAGLRTAVHVEGELNRPGADSRRWSVEVAMPWASLKECAAEGRPPAAGECWRVNFSRVQWQVDVVDGRYVKRLDPETGRPCPEDNWVWSPMGLVNMHYPELWGYVQFAEADTPAFELTEDERIKWQLRRLYYRQRNYYEAQGRFASDAAELMTGEGWTISPQAETTSGLFQLSAPSEDGRSRLCIREDGRFWKEELR; encoded by the coding sequence ATGAACCGGAGCGGAGTGCCGGAGCCGGCGATCGAACGGTATGAGCCCAAGAGCTACCGCTGCGAGCGGGCGAGCGGCCCGCTGGAGCTGGACGGGCGGCTCGACAAGCCGTTTTGGGCAGCGGCGGCGTGGACGGACGACTTCGTCGACATCGAGGGGGACCTCCGTCCCCGTCCGGCGAAGCGGACGCGGGCCAAGATGCGGTGGGACGACGAGTTCTTCTATGTCGGAGCGGAGCTTGAGGACGATGAGGTCTGGGCGACGCTGACGGAGCGGGACTCGGTCATTTTTCAGGACAACGACTTCGAAATCTTCATCGATGCGAATGGAAGCTCCCATGGCTACTACGAGCTTGAGATCAACGCGCTCGGCACGGTGTGGGACCTGCTGCTGCCGAGGCCGTACCGCGACGGCGGGCCGCCGGTGAACGGCTGGGATATCGCGGGGCTGCGCACGGCGGTGCATGTCGAGGGCGAGCTGAACCGTCCCGGCGCGGACAGCCGGCGGTGGAGCGTCGAGGTCGCGATGCCGTGGGCGAGCCTGAAGGAGTGCGCGGCGGAAGGCCGTCCGCCGGCTGCGGGCGAGTGCTGGCGGGTCAACTTCTCGCGGGTGCAGTGGCAGGTCGACGTCGTGGACGGCCGCTACGTCAAGCGGCTCGACCCGGAGACCGGGCGGCCTTGTCCCGAGGACAACTGGGTATGGTCGCCGATGGGCCTCGTCAACATGCACTACCCGGAGCTGTGGGGCTACGTGCAGTTCGCGGAGGCGGACACGCCGGCGTTCGAGCTGACCGAGGACGAGCGGATCAAATGGCAGCTGAGGCGGCTGTACTACCGGCAGCGCAATTATTATGAAGCGCAGGGCCGGTTCGCCTCCGACGCGGCCGAGCTCATGACCGGCGAGGGCTGGACGATCTCGCCGCAGGCCGAGACGACGAGCGGGCTGTTCCAGCTGTCGGCGCCGTCGGAGGACGGGCGGTCGCGGCTGTGCATCCGCGAGGACGGCCGATTCTGGAAGGAGGAGCTGCGATGA
- a CDS encoding alpha-L-fucosidase translates to MQKWFEEAKLGIFIHYGIYAVDGVAESWSFYNGRLSYEDYMKQLDGFTASRFDAERWAELIERSGAKYAVLTTKHHDGVALWDTKQSELSVVKKTPAGKDLVREYADAIRGRGIRCGLYYSLIDWSHPDYPSVFEGGRAPDDPSAANRFSSPADGVQRPQAWERFLAFNDAQLRELLTDYGPVDLLWFDGDWERSAEQWGLPEFKQRLLELRPELIVNSRLQGHGDYKTPEQGLPITRPEGPWEFCTTINTSWGYVPTDCKYKSLGQIIRMFCDCIAMGGNMLLNIGPREDGTIDERQEAVLLGLGGWIRDHEEAVFGTGEGVMTRYYPGGSTLSADRRTLYLFVRDTPKEGVCLKGLCNPIRRASVLHSGQELEWDIHGGVPWFDIPGTTWIGLKPEHTHEQVTVIKLEFDEEIDLYGGSGAVVTHN, encoded by the coding sequence ATGCAGAAATGGTTTGAGGAAGCAAAGCTCGGCATCTTCATTCATTACGGCATCTATGCCGTGGACGGAGTGGCGGAGTCGTGGTCGTTCTACAACGGGCGGCTGTCGTACGAGGATTATATGAAGCAGCTGGACGGCTTCACGGCGTCCAGGTTCGACGCGGAGCGCTGGGCGGAGCTGATCGAGCGCTCCGGCGCGAAATACGCCGTGCTGACGACGAAGCATCACGACGGCGTCGCGCTGTGGGACACGAAGCAGAGCGAGCTGAGCGTCGTGAAGAAGACCCCGGCGGGAAAGGACCTCGTCCGCGAGTATGCGGATGCGATCCGCGGGCGGGGTATCCGCTGCGGCCTGTACTATTCGCTGATCGACTGGTCGCATCCGGATTATCCGAGCGTCTTCGAGGGAGGGCGCGCGCCGGACGACCCGTCCGCGGCGAACCGCTTCTCCTCGCCGGCGGACGGCGTGCAGCGGCCGCAGGCCTGGGAGCGGTTCCTGGCGTTCAACGACGCCCAGCTGCGGGAGCTGCTGACGGACTACGGTCCGGTCGACCTGCTCTGGTTCGACGGGGACTGGGAGCGCAGCGCGGAGCAGTGGGGGCTGCCGGAATTCAAGCAGCGGCTGCTGGAGCTGCGGCCGGAGCTCATCGTCAACTCCCGGCTGCAGGGCCACGGCGACTACAAGACGCCGGAGCAGGGCCTGCCGATTACGCGACCGGAGGGGCCGTGGGAATTCTGCACGACGATCAACACGTCCTGGGGCTACGTGCCGACGGACTGCAAGTACAAGTCGCTCGGCCAGATCATCCGCATGTTCTGCGACTGCATCGCGATGGGCGGCAACATGCTGCTCAACATCGGGCCGCGCGAGGACGGCACGATCGACGAGCGGCAGGAAGCGGTGCTGCTCGGCCTCGGGGGCTGGATCCGCGACCATGAGGAGGCGGTGTTCGGCACCGGGGAAGGCGTCATGACGCGCTATTATCCGGGCGGCAGCACGCTGTCCGCGGACCGGCGGACGCTCTACCTGTTCGTGCGCGACACGCCCAAGGAAGGCGTCTGCCTGAAAGGGCTGTGCAATCCGATCCGCCGGGCGAGCGTGCTGCACAGCGGCCAGGAGCTGGAGTGGGACATCCACGGCGGCGTGCCGTGGTTCGACATTCCGGGCACGACGTGGATCGGCCTGAAGCCGGAGCACACGCATGAGCAGGTGACGGTCATCAAGCTGGAGTTCGACGAAGAGATCGACCTATACGGCGGCTCGGGCGCCGTCGTCACCCATAATTGA
- a CDS encoding ABC transporter permease, with amino-acid sequence MQVLPQKRRGWRRILRNWELYVFIAPAFFYFLIFAYGPMYGIQIAFKNYVPTLGFAGSPWVGFDHFTRFFDSYYFWDLIWNTLSISLYELAVGFPIPIILALAFNEVKNGWFKKTVQTVTYAPHFISVVVMAGMIITFLSPSTGIITHMLEWIGIDPPDFLTDPRWFKTMYVLSGVWQGAGWGTIIYLAALSGVDPGLHEAAIIDGASRFQRLRHINIPTLVPTMTILLILNIGSLLSVGFEKILLLQNPLNMEASNIIATFVYKAGLVDAQYSFSTAVGLFNSVINCILLVAINQIVRRTSENSLW; translated from the coding sequence ATGCAAGTCCTGCCGCAGAAGCGCCGAGGCTGGAGACGGATTCTGCGCAACTGGGAGCTGTACGTCTTCATCGCCCCGGCTTTCTTCTACTTCCTGATCTTCGCCTACGGGCCGATGTACGGCATCCAGATCGCGTTCAAGAACTACGTGCCGACGCTCGGGTTCGCCGGCAGTCCGTGGGTCGGGTTCGACCATTTCACCCGCTTCTTTGATTCCTATTACTTCTGGGATCTGATCTGGAACACGCTCAGCATCAGCCTGTACGAGCTGGCCGTCGGGTTCCCGATCCCGATCATCCTGGCGCTCGCGTTCAACGAGGTGAAGAACGGCTGGTTCAAGAAGACCGTGCAGACCGTCACCTATGCGCCGCACTTCATCTCCGTCGTCGTCATGGCGGGCATGATCATCACGTTCCTGTCGCCGTCGACCGGCATCATCACCCACATGCTCGAGTGGATCGGGATCGATCCGCCCGACTTCCTGACCGATCCGCGCTGGTTCAAGACGATGTACGTGCTCTCCGGCGTCTGGCAAGGCGCGGGCTGGGGCACGATCATCTACCTGGCCGCCCTGTCGGGCGTCGATCCCGGCCTGCACGAGGCCGCGATCATCGACGGCGCGAGCCGCTTCCAGCGCCTGCGGCACATCAACATCCCGACACTCGTGCCGACGATGACGATCCTGCTCATCCTGAACATCGGCAGCCTGCTCAGCGTCGGCTTCGAGAAGATCCTGCTGCTGCAGAATCCGCTCAACATGGAAGCCTCGAACATCATCGCCACGTTCGTCTACAAGGCGGGCCTCGTCGACGCCCAGTACAGCTTCTCGACGGCCGTCGGCCTGTTCAACTCCGTCATCAACTGCATCCTGCTCGTCGCCATCAACCAGATCGTGCGGCGCACGAGCGAGAACAGCCTATGGTGA
- a CDS encoding carbohydrate ABC transporter permease: MASQAIRESRGDRIFLAVNYVYLLIALVIVAYPVLYMLSASISSPQAVGSGEMWLFPKGITFEGYERVFQDNRIWSGYANTILYTVAGTLVSLAVTLPAAYALARRDFVGRNFFMAMFMVTMFFGGGLVPSYLLVKDLGMINTIWAIILPGAASIYNIIVTRTFFMSTIPRELEEAAQIDGASTTRLFLTVVLPLSMPIVAVMALFYGVGQWNSYFSALIYLNDETKYPLQIILRQILVLQEMSAQTGGGMIDASTASALNNKAEIAALVKYAVIIVATLPVIVIYPFLQRYFVQGVMIGSVKG; the protein is encoded by the coding sequence ATGGCCAGCCAAGCGATCCGCGAATCGCGCGGGGACCGCATCTTCCTCGCCGTCAACTATGTCTACCTGCTGATCGCGCTCGTCATCGTCGCCTATCCGGTGCTCTACATGCTGAGCGCCTCGATCAGCAGTCCGCAGGCGGTCGGCTCGGGCGAGATGTGGCTCTTTCCGAAGGGCATCACCTTCGAAGGCTACGAGCGGGTGTTCCAGGACAACCGGATCTGGAGCGGCTACGCCAACACGATCCTCTACACCGTCGCCGGCACGCTCGTCAGCCTCGCGGTGACGCTGCCCGCGGCCTACGCCCTCGCCCGCCGCGACTTCGTCGGAAGGAACTTCTTCATGGCCATGTTCATGGTCACGATGTTTTTCGGAGGCGGACTCGTCCCCTCCTACCTGCTGGTGAAGGACCTCGGCATGATTAACACGATCTGGGCGATCATCCTGCCCGGCGCCGCCTCGATCTACAACATCATCGTCACCCGGACGTTCTTCATGTCCACCATCCCGAGGGAGCTCGAGGAGGCAGCCCAGATCGACGGCGCTTCGACGACGCGCCTGTTCCTCACCGTCGTGCTGCCGCTGTCGATGCCGATCGTCGCCGTCATGGCGCTGTTCTACGGCGTCGGCCAATGGAACAGCTACTTCTCGGCGCTGATCTACCTCAACGACGAGACGAAGTACCCGCTGCAGATCATCCTGCGCCAGATCCTCGTCCTGCAGGAGATGTCCGCCCAGACGGGCGGCGGGATGATCGACGCCTCCACCGCCTCGGCGCTCAACAACAAGGCCGAGATCGCCGCGCTCGTCAAGTATGCGGTCATCATCGTCGCCACGCTGCCGGTCATCGTCATCTACCCGTTCCTGCAGCGCTACTTCGTGCAAGGAGTCATGATCGGCTCCGTCAAAGGCTGA